Part of the Lotus japonicus ecotype B-129 chromosome 6, LjGifu_v1.2 genome, TATGATCCTTGTGTGATCCTAGAATTCATACTTGTTAAGTTAAACTGAaggttttgttttcaaaaatgaGTCTTCCTCCTGTAATTGAGAACTTTTCTTCTTATTAGATTAGTGCTGAAGCTCTATTAGTTTCCCTTTTATTACCACTAGTTTAATTATGTGTGTCTGTGTGGTATTAACCCATTCACCTGATTGATTGTTCATGTTACTTAACATTGTTGGTTTGAACTGATTGAACTTGAAGTTGTTCAtaactttgttttgttttgttttaacaGCAAAGCTGGCGCAGGCCCAAGGGTATTGACTCTCGGGTCAGGAGAAAGTTCAAGGGTGTCACTTTGATGCCCAACATTGGTTATGGCTCAGACAAGAAGACCCGCCATTATCTGCCCAATGGTTTCAAGAAATTTGTTGTGCACAATGTGAAGGACCTTGAGCTTCTCATGATGCATAACAGGTGAAGATTTGAAGTTTTTCATTGCAACTCATTGGATTGTAATTTAAAAGCTTTGCATCAACTTATCTTATGTATAACCCCTTTGTTTTCTGTTAATTCAGGACATACTGTGCCGAGATTGCTCACAATGTTTCTACCAGGAAGAGGAAGGACATTGTTGAGAGAGCTGCTCAGCTTGATGTTGTGGTGACAAACAAAACTGCCAGACTTCGCAGCCAGGAGGATGAATAGATCTGAATGTTATGgaaatttatttatgttttgtagTGAGATTCGGTTGACACCTTTGATTTGGAtcaattttgttgttttttcctcAAAACCAGTTGCTACATTTAGTATGTTGCTTGTTATCTTGCTATCACAATACTTTCTATCCTTATTTTGATAATCTTGGTTAGATTTTAAGTTCAACATTTTTGAGGTGCATAGATCTTCTCGGTAGTAGCTTACTAGATGATTGTTCGTATGGTCTAATGATTGCTAGATAGATGTGTGATGTTTACCAGACTCTAAATAATTGATAGCTTAGATCAAACTATTGAACtggattttaaagaaaaaaaaatctgcaTGGATATTTAAGTTaaaaattggtttttattttgtcAATGTCTAAATAATTCTTAATAAAGTAAAAAATCTCTGATTAGTTTTGTTCATTTAGAATAAATTGACTATAAAGTGTTTCCATTCACCTTCTATGATGGTTAGACTGAACTTCAGCATAATCATGATCTGAGGTAATGCCAATTGTTGGTGGCGTTGAATAGAATTATTGGCAGAGCTGAGCTGGAGAATAATTTTGCTGCTggttaaaattgaaattttgcaattataaaaattgaaatgCTTCTTGGAACATTGCATTTAATTTGAACGAGTTGTTCAATCCTAGGACAATGTTTCTGCTGATGCTCGTGACTACGAAGTTATGGATTGTGTACATCTTCACAGAATCATGAATTTTTTGGCCActaatgtaattttttaatattgtgATAAGAAAAAATAATCTGCTCCATCTGTGTTTTGATCGTAATAAATTGACATCGTATCCCTCATTAGTTAAAAGATGTCACTAGCTTGTTGTGAGTTAGCTACACATTCATAATGCAATCATATCAGTAGAAAAGAAAATGAGTTAGCTagtttcaaaaacaaaatttgttaGCAAATAGCAATACATTCATAATGCAATCTCCATTATATCAGTTGAAAAGAAAATACAAACTGGCATTTCAAATAATAGTTCTGTTCTACAAAACTATCTACTCAAAAAATACTCTGGAGGTTAAAAAGAACtatttatccaaaaaaaaaaactgtttaattaaaaaaatctatttCATAAACATAACTAGATAATAAAATGCTTGCACAATGATCACATACAGTGTAACTGTATAAGCCTTTTAAAAGAAGAACAAAGGTATGTAAGAAGAGTCCACCAAAGGCAAAGAATATCACTTGCCTGTTAGAACAAACAACTAAGCAAATCAACAAGGCACTAATTCTAAGAACCTAAATTATAGAAACTTCGGAAATGAGAAGCAAGTAAGAATCAGGATCAAGCATATTTCCTCTCTTGCCTTGAATTTGAAGCATGAAACATAATCTTTACAACCCTGCATAGGCCTTTTGAACTAGCAGCCTTAGCAAGTAAAGAACCAAACCTTTCATGACTTCTCTTATATATTAAGAGTACTCTCCTGCACAAAACACTGCATCCTGATTCTGAATTCGAGGCTTTCCTTCACAACTTTTCAAGCTTCTGAAATTCCCCTAGGCTTAGCTTTTTCTGTTTGTCTAAACCAGCTTTTTCCTTATCCAAACCACACAGAAAAGAGATGGCAAACGAGCAGATGAAGCCAGTTGCTACACTTCTTTTGGGGCTCAACTTCTGCATGTATGTCATAGTTTTGGGCATTGGTGCATGGGCCATGAACAGAGCAATAGATTATGGTTTTATTATAGGTGATGTGTCTCCAATCTTTCCTTCATGATCTTAGAATCCAAGTTACGTAGCCTAACTCTGCCTCAAAAGCTAGCTTCTTATCAGGCAAGGGTTCTTGTCCCACTAAGCACACCAGAGCTAGCTTTTGAGCAAGAGTTAGGCCTCACCTGAATTCTAAGACATGGAAGCATGTGTAATCTTTGTAATTTTAATTCTTCAGCATGCTTATGTTGTGAGAGGAGGAACTATGTATGCAGGTCAAGGATTGGAACTTCCTGCTCATTTTTCACCCATACACTTCCCTATGGGAAATGCTGCCACTGGATTCTTTGTCACATTTGCTTTGATTGCTGGAGTTGTAGGGGCTGGATCACTGATTTCAGGGCTTAATCATATCCGTTCATGGACTTCAGAGAGCTTGCCGTCTGCAGCTTCAGTTGCTGTCATTGCATGGTCTCTTACACTTCTTGCCATGGGGtaacctcttcctcctcctctgacCAACTGCTTTGCATTgatataaaaaattagaaattggGTAGTGTCACATTTACTAATATAGCTAGAATATAATCTTATGCAGATTTGCATGCAAAGAGATTGAACTTAACGTCAGAAATGCCCGCCTGGTAAGATAGGAAAAATCTATTTAGTTACTATCATTTTCTTATCTatgatttaattttagtttCTAGATTCCCAAGTGCCAGAATGTTTCCCTTTACAAGAGGTTTGAATTGTCCAATTTTGCAGAAAACAATGGAGGCTTTTCTGATTATCCTCTCAGCCACACAGCTTTTCTACATAGCTGTTATTTATGCTGCTGCTGCATCACCAAGGAGATAAACTTCATATTAGTTGATTGAATGTGTTGATGTGATTGTCTATTTTCCCCCCCTCGTCTCTTCTCCTTTTCTTACCTCCTTGaattattcattttctttttgtcCATCTAAGTATTCCCATTTACAAACTTCATTGtggtttgatttatttttacatGATTGGATTTGTATTATTTAAGTtgtgtacaaaaaaaaattgaagatgaaTATAACTTGTATTTTTTTATAT contains:
- the LOC130723639 gene encoding 60S ribosomal protein L32-1 gives rise to the protein MAVPLLTKKIIKKRVKRFIRPQSDRKICVKQSWRRPKGIDSRVRRKFKGVTLMPNIGYGSDKKTRHYLPNGFKKFVVHNVKDLELLMMHNRTYCAEIAHNVSTRKRKDIVERAAQLDVVVTNKTARLRSQEDE
- the LOC130723638 gene encoding membrane protein PM19L-like — encoded protein: MANEQMKPVATLLLGLNFCMYVIVLGIGAWAMNRAIDYGFIIGQGLELPAHFSPIHFPMGNAATGFFVTFALIAGVVGAGSLISGLNHIRSWTSESLPSAASVAVIAWSLTLLAMGFACKEIELNVRNARLKTMEAFLIILSATQLFYIAVIYAAAASPRR